One window of Mesorhizobium sp. PAMC28654 genomic DNA carries:
- a CDS encoding ATP-binding protein yields MLNQISNPNETPIDSIRSDFALARIDEMTAGDDARMEQIAGVKNALSQKLAELAETIRFYDAGDKAKALEIVLSDRGKAAMDHIRASLDAIRRDGGATLQARYVRTDQVESWLRIGSFAALLAIFLLGVYTIRESRRRFREVFLAQDELHRKNIALTSEIRTREKAESQIRQMQKMEAVGQLTGGIAHDFNNMLAIIISAMNLAQRKLARGEHDILKFVEAATDAATRAANLTARLLAFSRQQPLAPQVVDANRLLTGMSDLLRRALGETIRIETVLAGGLWKTHADPSQVENAILNLAVNARDAMGDGGKLTIETANSHLDDNYASSHTEVAAGQYVMIAVTDTGTGMSPEIMAKAFEPFFTTKGVNKGTGLGLSQVFGFVKQSGGHVKIYSEPGEGTTVRIYMPRFFGAEGAASPDGPAETAARPATETILVVEDDERVRVSTTDAVRELGYTVIHAGSGEEALRKLGENPAIALIFTDIVMPAMNGRKLAEEATARMPGLKVIFTTGFTRNAVVHNGVLDHDVHFLAKPFTIDQLAAKLRDVLDREK; encoded by the coding sequence ATGCTGAATCAGATTTCCAATCCCAACGAAACCCCTATCGATTCTATCCGCTCGGATTTTGCTCTAGCCCGGATCGACGAGATGACCGCGGGCGATGATGCCCGGATGGAACAGATCGCCGGCGTCAAGAATGCGCTCTCGCAAAAACTGGCGGAGTTGGCGGAAACGATCAGGTTCTACGACGCCGGTGACAAGGCAAAGGCCCTGGAGATTGTGCTCAGCGACCGAGGCAAGGCCGCGATGGATCATATCCGGGCCAGCCTCGATGCCATCAGGCGCGATGGCGGGGCAACCTTGCAGGCCCGCTATGTCCGCACGGATCAGGTCGAGAGTTGGCTGCGCATCGGCTCCTTCGCCGCGTTGCTGGCGATTTTCCTGCTCGGCGTCTACACGATCCGAGAATCCCGTCGCCGCTTCCGCGAGGTGTTCCTTGCCCAGGATGAATTGCACAGGAAGAACATCGCGCTCACCAGCGAAATCCGGACGCGTGAGAAGGCTGAATCACAGATACGCCAGATGCAGAAGATGGAAGCAGTCGGTCAATTGACCGGCGGCATCGCGCACGACTTCAACAACATGCTGGCCATCATCATCAGCGCGATGAACCTTGCCCAGCGAAAACTGGCGCGCGGCGAGCACGACATCCTGAAATTCGTCGAGGCGGCGACCGACGCCGCAACGCGCGCCGCGAATCTGACGGCGCGGCTACTCGCCTTTTCACGTCAGCAGCCGCTGGCTCCGCAGGTCGTCGACGCCAACCGCCTGTTGACCGGCATGTCCGACCTGCTGCGTCGGGCGCTGGGCGAAACAATCCGCATCGAAACGGTTCTGGCCGGCGGTCTGTGGAAGACCCATGCCGACCCGAGCCAGGTCGAGAACGCCATCCTCAACCTCGCCGTCAACGCGCGCGACGCCATGGGCGACGGCGGCAAGCTGACGATAGAAACCGCCAACAGCCATCTGGACGACAATTACGCCTCCTCGCATACGGAAGTGGCCGCCGGCCAATATGTGATGATCGCCGTCACCGACACTGGTACGGGCATGTCGCCGGAAATCATGGCCAAGGCGTTCGAACCCTTTTTCACCACCAAGGGCGTCAACAAGGGCACTGGCCTTGGCTTGAGCCAGGTGTTCGGCTTCGTCAAACAGTCCGGCGGCCACGTGAAGATCTATTCCGAACCCGGGGAAGGCACGACGGTGCGGATCTACATGCCCCGCTTCTTCGGCGCCGAAGGGGCAGCCTCGCCCGACGGCCCGGCCGAAACAGCCGCACGTCCGGCGACCGAGACCATCCTCGTGGTCGAGGACGACGAGCGTGTCCGCGTCTCGACCACCGATGCGGTCCGCGAGCTCGGCTACACCGTCATCCACGCCGGCAGTGGCGAGGAAGCGCTGCGCAAGCTTGGCGAGAACCCCGCCATCGCGCTGATTTTCACCGACATCGTCATGCCAGCGATGAACGGCCGCAAACTCGCGGAAGAGGCGACGGCACGGATGCCCGGACTGAAGGTGATCTTCACCACCGGCTTCACGAGGAACGCTGTCGTGCACAATGGCGTGCTCGACCACGACGTGCACTTCCTGGCCAAGCCCTTCACCATCGACCAGTTGGCCGCAAAGCTTCGCGACGTGCTGGACCGGGAGAAATAG
- the mprF gene encoding bifunctional lysylphosphatidylglycerol flippase/synthetase MprF: MLRGPDARRQMFGFWSRYQHFAMPVAGVAIAAITVIVLQRFLSDLSLDHVLESAANIPGKHLMMALALTVVSFAAIAFYDVVAVETIAPGRIPRIVSATVGAAGCAISNALGFSLLTGGMLRYRIYAGEGIALSDIGRIIGTSWLAIWFAFTVMIALGLVLDPARTPFIDQLDPRLGLALGILLILAIGFLVGWLSRGERTLTVGKISIRLPNSRGALTQIAAGLVDVCAAAGTLYVLMPDTVTTSPAVFALVFVMATIIGIASHAPGGLGAFEASMIAGLGLGSNPDAVAALLAFRIIYTLLPFLVAIVGVLAFEIYASHAHVSQRVRSAGRILEPLVPPLIAATTFFGGIMLLLSSSIPGATERLDLLSDLLPLPFIEVSHLAASFVGIAMLILARGLARRLQQAWAASLILFILGAVFSIGKGLDWEDAMVLLAMSAILIGFRTSFYRRPIEGVGPLSWGWLASVISIVAISIWLGFFSYRNVEYSHQLFWQFAVDGDAPRFLRASIVILIATAAAALHTAVNRNAIDRKQRIEIPPAVGAIVASSNVTHAALAMLGDKQFLMSPDGRGFIMYARSGGSLIALGGPIGPIEGDTDLAWAFHDLADRSAVRTAFYGVGPEHLPMYLDMGLVALKLGEVARVDLAAFNLDGARRQPLRYADRRAEKDGLVFKVVKAYDVPPLLGELRAVSDAWLKMKAGSEKSFSLGYFEDDYLSKFDIAVIRRQDRIIAFANLWGSADKSELTIDLMRHVPDAPKIVMDALLTRVLLHGKAQGYRWFNLGAAPLSGLSASRLASRWNRFGSFLYRRGQSLYRFDGLKAFKDKFDPVWTPHYLVCPPGLDSIRSLFDVTALISGSPLELIRK; the protein is encoded by the coding sequence ATGCTGCGCGGGCCCGATGCGCGCCGCCAGATGTTTGGCTTCTGGAGCCGTTACCAGCATTTTGCCATGCCCGTCGCAGGCGTGGCGATCGCGGCTATCACGGTCATCGTATTGCAACGATTCCTCAGCGATCTTTCTCTCGACCATGTGCTGGAATCGGCGGCAAACATTCCCGGCAAGCACCTCATGATGGCGCTTGCGCTGACGGTGGTCAGCTTCGCCGCCATCGCCTTCTATGACGTGGTGGCCGTCGAGACGATCGCGCCCGGTCGCATTCCAAGGATTGTGTCGGCAACAGTCGGCGCCGCCGGTTGCGCCATCTCCAACGCGCTCGGCTTCTCGCTGCTGACCGGCGGCATGCTGCGCTATCGCATCTATGCCGGCGAAGGCATTGCGCTCTCCGATATCGGCCGGATCATCGGCACGTCATGGCTGGCGATCTGGTTCGCGTTCACCGTCATGATCGCCCTTGGCCTGGTGCTCGATCCCGCCCGCACGCCGTTCATCGACCAACTCGATCCACGCCTCGGTCTCGCGCTTGGCATCCTGCTGATCCTGGCGATCGGCTTCCTGGTCGGTTGGCTGTCACGCGGCGAGCGCACGCTCACGGTCGGAAAGATCTCTATCCGGCTGCCCAATTCACGCGGCGCGCTGACGCAGATAGCCGCCGGACTGGTCGATGTCTGCGCCGCCGCCGGAACGCTTTATGTCCTGATGCCCGACACGGTCACCACCAGCCCGGCGGTGTTCGCGCTGGTGTTTGTGATGGCGACCATCATCGGCATCGCCAGCCATGCGCCCGGCGGGCTGGGCGCCTTCGAGGCCTCGATGATCGCCGGCCTTGGCCTTGGCAGCAACCCGGACGCCGTCGCGGCACTCCTGGCATTCCGGATCATCTATACGCTTTTGCCGTTCCTGGTGGCGATCGTCGGCGTCCTGGCGTTCGAGATCTACGCCAGCCATGCCCATGTCTCGCAGCGCGTGCGCTCTGCTGGGCGCATCCTAGAACCGCTGGTTCCGCCACTTATCGCCGCCACGACCTTCTTCGGCGGCATCATGCTGTTGCTGTCGAGCTCCATTCCAGGTGCCACTGAGCGCCTGGACCTTCTGTCCGACCTGTTGCCGCTTCCCTTCATAGAAGTCTCGCATCTTGCCGCGAGTTTCGTCGGCATCGCCATGCTGATCCTGGCACGAGGCCTCGCGCGCCGGCTTCAGCAGGCCTGGGCGGCTTCGCTGATCCTCTTCATCCTGGGAGCCGTCTTCTCGATCGGCAAGGGCCTGGACTGGGAAGACGCCATGGTTCTCCTCGCCATGTCGGCAATCCTGATCGGTTTCCGCACATCCTTCTATCGCCGTCCGATCGAAGGCGTCGGCCCCTTGTCATGGGGCTGGCTGGCCAGCGTCATCAGCATCGTCGCGATCTCGATCTGGCTCGGCTTCTTCAGCTACCGCAACGTCGAATACTCCCACCAGCTCTTCTGGCAGTTCGCCGTTGACGGTGACGCGCCCCGCTTCCTGCGCGCCAGCATCGTGATCCTGATCGCGACGGCGGCCGCCGCGCTCCACACCGCCGTCAATCGAAATGCCATCGACCGCAAGCAACGCATCGAGATCCCTCCAGCCGTCGGCGCCATCGTCGCCTCCTCGAACGTCACCCATGCGGCCCTGGCCATGCTTGGCGACAAGCAGTTCCTGATGTCACCGGACGGCCGCGGCTTCATCATGTACGCACGCTCCGGTGGCAGCCTTATCGCGCTCGGCGGCCCCATCGGTCCGATCGAAGGCGACACCGATCTCGCCTGGGCCTTTCACGACCTTGCCGATCGTTCGGCCGTCCGCACCGCCTTCTATGGCGTCGGGCCAGAGCATCTGCCCATGTATCTCGACATGGGCCTGGTCGCGCTGAAGCTCGGCGAAGTCGCCCGCGTCGATCTCGCGGCGTTCAACCTTGATGGCGCCCGCCGCCAGCCCTTGCGCTACGCCGATCGCCGAGCCGAAAAGGACGGCTTGGTCTTCAAGGTCGTCAAGGCATACGACGTCCCACCGCTACTTGGCGAGTTGCGGGCCGTGTCGGATGCCTGGCTCAAAATGAAGGCGGGAAGCGAAAAAAGCTTTTCGCTAGGCTATTTCGAGGACGATTATCTCAGCAAATTCGACATCGCCGTCATCCGCCGGCAGGATCGGATCATCGCCTTCGCCAATCTGTGGGGTAGTGCCGACAAGAGCGAACTGACCATCGATCTGATGCGCCATGTGCCGGATGCGCCCAAGATCGTCATGGACGCACTGCTGACCAGGGTGCTGCTTCACGGCAAGGCGCAGGGCTACCGCTGGTTCAACCTGGGCGCGGCTCCCCTCTCCGGCCTTTCCGCCAGCCGGCTTGCCTCGCGCTGGAACCGTTTCGGGTCCTTTCTCTACCGGCGCGGCCAGAGCCTCTATCGCTTCGACGGATTGAAGGCATTCAAAGACAAGTTCGATCCGGTGTGGACGCCGCATTATCTTGTCTGCCCGCCGGGACTGGACTCCATCCGTTCCCTGTTCGACGTCACCGCGCTGATCAGTGGCAGCCCGCTGGAACTCATCCGGAAATGA